A window of Indicator indicator isolate 239-I01 chromosome 40, UM_Iind_1.1, whole genome shotgun sequence contains these coding sequences:
- the LOC128978884 gene encoding protein S100-A4-like, whose protein sequence is MASPLEQCLAVMVSTFHKYSGKEGDKYKLSKQELKEMLTKELPSFSSQTSESSLQKLMSNLDCNSDSEVDFQEYVTFLACMAMMCNDFFQDYPDKMPRKK, encoded by the exons ATGGCATCTCCCCTGGAGCAGTGTCTGGCCGTGATGGTCTCCACCTTCCACAAGTACTCCGGGAAGGAGGGGGACAAGTACAAGCTCAgcaagcaggagctgaaggagatgCTGACGAAGGAGCTGCCCAGCTTCAGC AGCCAGACCagtgagagcagcctgcagaagctgatgagcaacctggactgCAACAGCGACAGCGAGGTGGACTTCCAGGAGTACGTCACCTTCCTGGCCTGCATGGCCATGATGTGCAACGACTTCTTCCAGGACTACCCTGACAAGATGCCACGCAAGAAGTGA